The sequence below is a genomic window from Syntrophorhabdaceae bacterium.
ACGACAGGAAGAATACGATGAAGTGGTCGATTATCTGGTGAGCGAGGGGTTTGACAACGTCTTTATTCAGGAACTCGAAAGCGCGCCCTTGTTTGTGCCCGATTTCGATAAGACAGAACCGTTCAAATAAAGAAAAGGCGAGACGCCCTGGAGGCGACACAGATACCTTACAGAGGAGGGAGTATGGAGATTAAAACGATCAAAATCAACATTCCGGAAGGGCTTAACATTATCATCGGCCAGTCTCATTTCGTGAAAACCGTAGAAGATATGTACGAAATTCTCGTAGGCTCGTCACCCTCGCTCAAGTTTGGCGTCGCCTTCTCAGAGGCAAGCACACACTGTCTGGTGCGGTACGAGGGCAACGACGAGGGGCTCATGAAGCTTGCCTCAGAAACCTCTTTCAGCCTTGGCTGCGGCCACACATTCGTCATATTC
It includes:
- a CDS encoding adenosine-specific kinase, whose protein sequence is MEIKTIKINIPEGLNIIIGQSHFVKTVEDMYEILVGSSPSLKFGVAFSEASTHCLVRYEGNDEGLMKLASETSFSLGCGHTFVIFMKDGFPINVLNAVKACQEVCHIVCATANPLEVIVAETEQGGGIMGVVDGSRPKGIEQEEDKKARKELLRKFGYKLC